A region of Culicoides brevitarsis isolate CSIRO-B50_1 chromosome 1, AGI_CSIRO_Cbre_v1, whole genome shotgun sequence DNA encodes the following proteins:
- the LOC134827193 gene encoding uncharacterized protein LOC134827193 encodes MTEIWNNKQLVGPPFVTVATKIKKSDLRLLAKTMHRLLTHFEDSEYFDTAAAFLSRIICINCAQFRRMELLRHMKQTNQALLRLKNFPIVQFLEDFKAYIPSEIAESQKIHLPTRQYLEFLLVRLQGVARLLCRVIICAQKTGRNCLQLVSIGNFFAKNAIFLSIIGQVVAAAKNRLEIIIQSYDNLVKLREILKNGKFEWLPVNYELPHDLKEWLGDNYPHEPAKDEKTLESLSVLENLISMGDDDEPPEDTEIDENLKMAFEEVVKDEPDDFGSDFIKFSTESEAVGEVVAREETLEDRLLSIKTASDIQNFIKNEENARMRRDTNSFLAKISKKEFAKFKHESNRLMKAFSGKSLVKKFKQEINKFVK; translated from the exons atgACGGAAATTTGGAACAACAAGCAACTTGTGGGACCTCCCTTTGTTACTGTagctacaaaaattaaaaaatcag ATTTGAGACTTTTAGCCAAGACAATGCATCGTCTTTTAACTCATTTTGAGGACAGTGAATATTTTGACACCGCAGCTGCCTTTCTTTCGCGCATTATTTGCATCAATTGTGCCCAATTTCGTCGCATGGAGCTATTACGACACATGAAACAAACGAATCAAGCGCTTTTGAGACTGAAAAACTTCCCAATCGTTCAATTTTTGGAAGATTTCAAGGCTTATATCCCCTCGGAAATTGctgaaagtcaaaaaattcaccttCCAACGAGACAATATTTGGAATTTCTCTTGGTCCGACTTCAGGGCGTCGCAAGACTTTTGTGTCGCGTGATAATTTGTGCACAAAAAACCGGCAGAAATTGTCTCCAACTCGTGTCAATCGGAAATTTCTTCgctaaaaatgcgatttttttgtctatcaTTGGGCAAGTAGTTGCTGCAGCAAAAAATCGACTCGAAATCATCATCCAAAGCTATGATAATCTCGTGAAATTGAgagaaattctgaaaaatggCAAATTCGAGTGGCTTCCTGTGAATTACGAGCTGCCGCATGACTTGAAAGAATGGTTGGGCGACAATTATCCGCATGAACCCGCGAAAGATGAGAAAACTTTGGAATCTTTGAGTGTTTTGGAGAACTTGATATCCATGGGAGATGACGATGAACCACCGGAAGATAcggaaattgatgaaaatctcAAAATGGCCTTTGAGGAAGTGGTTAAAGATGAACCTGATGACTTTGGAAGCGATTTTATCAAGTTCAGTACGGAAAGTGAAGCCGTTGGAGAAGTTGTTGCGAGGGAAGAAACGCTTGAGGATCGtcttttgtcaataaaaactGCTTCggatattcaaaatttcataaaaaatgaggaaaatgcGAGGATGAGACGTGATACGAACTcgtttttagctaaaatttcGAAGAAAGAATTCGCCAAATTCAAACACGAGTCAAATCGTCTCATGAAAGCGTTTTCAGGGAAGTCCTTGGTGAAGAAATTCAAACAAgagattaataaatttgtaaagtaG
- the LOC134832333 gene encoding actin-interacting protein 1: protein MSYQNKFTYATLPRTQRGTPIVLGGDPKGKNFLYCNGNSVIIRNIDNPAISDVYTEHSCAVNVAKYSPSGFYIASGDQSGKVRIWDTVNKEHILKNEFQPIGGPIKDIAWSADSQRMVIVGEGRERFGHVFMTETGTSVGEISGQSKPINSCDFRPVRPFRIVTGSEDNTIGVFEGPPFKFKCTKQEHTRFVQAVRYSPNGAFFASAGFDGHVYLYDGATSELVGEIGSPAHKGGVYAVAWKPDSTQLLTCSGDKTCKLWDVATKELVTEFPMGNTVDDQQVSCLWQGEHLLTVSLSGYITYLDVNNPTKPLRVIKGHNKPITALALSEDHSTIYTASHDGAVTNWNSGNGTNNRVAGNGHGNQVNCIRAHGDFVYTCGIDDSVKQISVEGNTYTGVDTKLNCQPRGMDIFREKNIQVVGCVKDICVLQDNRKVSALPIAYESSSVSVNTDTMDVAVGGDDNKIHIYTLNGTTLEPKTEIEHLGAITDCAYSPDKKYLVASDSNRKVILYDATEYKPAHNKEWGFHNARVNCVAWSPNSLLVASGSLDTTIIIWSVSNPAKHTIIKNAHPQSQITKLVWLDNEHVISTGQDCNTKVWEVTDVC from the exons ATGTCCTACCAAAACA aatTCACGTATGCGACTCTCCCACGCACGCAACGCGGTACCCCCATCGTGCTCGGCGGCGATCCAAAAGGCAAGAATTTCTTGTATTGCAACGGAAATTCCGTCATTATCCGCAACATCGAT aatcccGCGATATCCGATGTCTACACGGAACATTCGTGCGCCGTCAATGTTGCCAAGTACTCGCCATCGGGCTTTTACATCGCTTCGGGCGATCAATCGGGCAAAGTTCGCATCTGGGACACCGTCAACAAGGAGCACATCTTGAAAAATGAGTTTCAACCGATCGGAGGACCCATCAAGGATATCGCTTGGTCCGCCGACAGTCAACGTATGGTCATTGTCGGTGAAGGGCGCGAGCGTTTCGGACATGTTTTCATGACGGAAACCGGAACTTCTGTCGGCGAAATTAGCGGACAATCAAAACCGATTAATTCCTGCGATTTTCGTCCTGTGAGACCTTTCAGAATTGTCACCGGAAGCGAAGATAATACAATCGGAGTCTTTGAGGGACCTCCATTCAAGTTCAAATGCACGAAACAAGAGCATACAAGATTCGTGCAAGCTGTTCGTTACTCTCCGAATGGCGCTTTCTTCGCATCTGCCGGCTTCGATGGGCACGTTTACTTGTATGACGGCGCTACATCTGAGCTAGTTGGCGAAATTGGAAGTCCTGCACACAAAGGAGGCGTTTATGCTGTCGCATGGAAGCCAGATAGCACCCAATTATTGACTTGTTCGGGCGATAAGACGTGCAAATTGTGGGATGTAGCAACGAAGGAGCTCGTAACCGAATTTCCGATGGGCAATACCGTCGACGATCAACAAGTTTCTTGTTTGTGGCAAGGCGAACATTTGCTTACCGTGTCACTCAGTGGTTATATCACGTATTTGGATGTCAATAACCCGACAAAACCCTTACGTGTCATCAAGGGACACAATAAACCCATCACGGCATTGGCTTTGAGCGAGGATCACAGCACAATTTACACCGCAAGTCACGATGGCGCTGTCACCAATTGGAATTCCGGTAATGGAACGAATAATCGTGTTGCTGGAAATGGTCACGGAAATCAAGTGAACTGCATTCGGGCACACGGAGACTTTGTCTATACATGCGGCATTGACGACAGTGTCAAGCAAATTAGTGTTGAAGGCAATACTTATACGGGAGTTGATACAAAATTGAATTGTCAACCGCGTGGCATGGATATTTTCCGCGAAAAGAACATCCAAGTTGTTGGTTGCGTCAAAGATATTTGCGTGTTGCAGGACAATCGTAAAGTCAGCGCCTTGCCAATTGCGTATGAATCGAGCTCCGTGTCCGTTAATACGGATACGATGGATGTCGCTGTTGGCGGAGACgacaataaaattcatatttacaCGTTGAATGGCACAACGTTGGAGCCTAAGACGGAAATTGAGCATTTGGGAGCGATTACTGATTGCGCCTATTCGCCCGATAAGAAATATCTCGTTGCATCCGACTCCAACAGGaaagtcattttgtatgaTGCTACCGAGTATAAg cCTGCTCATAATAAGGAATGGGGCTTCCATAATGCTCGTGTCAATTGTGTTGCATGGTCACCAAATTCACTTCTCGTCGCTTCCGGATCTCTCGATACTACCATCATTATTTGGTCGGTTTCTAATCCAGCCAAGCATACAATCATCAaaa aCGCTCACCCGCAATCGCAAATCACAAAATTGGTTTGGCTCGACAACGAACACGTCATATCAACCGGTCAGGATTGCAACACAAAAGTTTGGGAAGTCACCGATGTCTGttaa
- the LOC134827194 gene encoding small ribosomal subunit protein bS6m: MPTYELVLIMRQMARPDLVSALKRTSKQIFDHGGFLRKLENFGTKQLPFKMSKNEQTHRVGIHYLMEFDVPPTQIDSLHEEFKRDVDIIRKHIVRKAEPEPVECTLHEELLPAAYRKDVAEMIHKAKNSKKQRQEEKRTVWKSNTGMDYYPFLR; this comes from the exons ATGCCGACTTACGAGCTCGTTTTGATCATGCGACAGATGGCACGG ccgGATTTGGTTTCAGCACTCAAACGAacatcaaagcaaattttcgaTCATGGAGGTTTTTTGAGGAAACTCGAGAATTTCGGCACAAAACAACTTCCCTTCAAGATGAGCAAGAACGAACAAACGCATCGCGTCGGCATTCACTACTTGATGGAATTCGATGTGCCTCCAACGCAAATCGACAGCTTGCACGAAGAGTTTAAACGAGATGTTGACATTATTCGGAAGCACATTGTGAGGAAAGCGGAGCCGGAACCCGTTGAATGTACGTTGCATGAGGAGTTGCTGCCGGCTGCATATCGCAAAGATGTCGCCGAAATGATCCACAAAgcgaaaaatagcaaaaaacagagacaagaagaaaaacggaCTGTGTGGAAGTCAAATACGGGAATGGATTATTATCCGTTCTTGCGTTAA